A genome region from Pueribacillus theae includes the following:
- a CDS encoding MaoC family dehydratase: MVKKALYLDDLKVGDSFISEKYHLSADKIKRFANEFDPQAFHCDESLAEDTFFKGLAASGWHTAAVTMKLLTGSLPLAHGIIGAGGEITWPQPTRPNDVLYVKSTIKEIKPSKSKPNQALVIVECETLNQRNEVCQRLVTTLLSFRKS, encoded by the coding sequence ATGGTTAAGAAGGCGCTTTATCTTGATGATTTAAAAGTAGGCGATTCTTTTATCAGTGAAAAATATCATTTAAGTGCAGACAAAATAAAAAGATTTGCCAATGAGTTTGATCCACAAGCTTTTCATTGTGATGAGAGTTTAGCAGAAGATACTTTTTTCAAAGGATTAGCTGCCAGTGGTTGGCATACTGCAGCGGTTACGATGAAATTATTGACGGGTAGTCTACCTTTGGCTCATGGGATTATTGGAGCTGGCGGAGAGATTACATGGCCACAGCCAACTCGCCCAAATGATGTGTTATATGTAAAGAGCACAATTAAAGAGATCAAACCTTCTAAATCAAAACCTAACCAAGCACTTGTAATTGTTGAGTGTGAAACTTTAAATCAACGTAATGAGGT
- a CDS encoding MarR family winged helix-turn-helix transcriptional regulator: MNNKHNEMDYIIQLCACANLRKAARIVTQAYEKQMQSTGLKVTQYYMLVNIARHKEISISKLGEIMLLDQTTITRNVHILKKSGYVNITKDKNDSRTKSISITDIGLIKLEEATPIWLQIQQKVENGMGEEKYKDLLETLINLQKSIE; this comes from the coding sequence ATGAATAACAAACACAACGAGATGGATTATATTATACAACTTTGTGCCTGTGCGAACCTTAGAAAAGCAGCAAGAATCGTTACTCAAGCATATGAAAAGCAAATGCAATCTACTGGTTTAAAAGTCACCCAATACTATATGTTAGTAAACATTGCCCGTCATAAAGAAATTTCAATTAGTAAGCTAGGAGAGATTATGTTACTTGACCAAACGACTATTACTCGTAATGTACATATCTTAAAAAAAAGTGGCTATGTTAACATTACAAAGGATAAAAATGATTCAAGAACAAAATCTATTTCGATAACCGACATAGGTCTTATCAAATTAGAAGAAGCAACGCCTATTTGGTTACAAATACAACAAAAGGTTGAAAATGGTATGGGTGAGGAAAAATATAAAGATTTGTTAGAAACGCTAATAAATTTACAAAAATCTATTGAATGA